The following proteins come from a genomic window of Pirellula staleyi DSM 6068:
- a CDS encoding ATP-dependent 6-phosphofructokinase, with amino-acid sequence MSHVATTFHDIAVDSLGTAEFPSPIRRARKPGENLCTFVSPEARIREFVEFSLVHPPAEERLFESAGPREHLFFRPALTRCAVVTCGGLCPGLNNVIRSLFLELHFNYGVAVVLGIPYGYQGLDPSMGHAPIVLTPDSVLNIHHQGGTMLASSRGERDPEVMLNFLLQQRVDVLFCVGGDGTQRGAHAIAMKAKERGAKLAVVGIPKTIDNDLSFCDRTFGLVTAVEKAVEALDCAHVEAQGAPRGIGLVRLMGRDAGFIACNATLASQDVNYCLIPECPFELDGPRGLLEALRSRIDGRGHAVIAVAEGAGQHLFGASSGTHDASGNRRFQDIGVYLKDRITTFFRERNRPVELKYIDPSYMIRSAPANCDDMLLCDQLARHAAHAAMAGKTDVLICYKNGKFLHVPIPMAVAKKQQVELDGPLWASVLAATGQSARYGE; translated from the coding sequence GTGTCGCACGTGGCTACAACGTTTCACGACATCGCTGTCGATTCGCTCGGTACCGCAGAGTTTCCATCGCCGATTCGTCGCGCTCGCAAGCCGGGCGAGAATCTGTGCACTTTTGTCTCGCCTGAAGCCCGCATTCGCGAGTTCGTCGAGTTCTCGCTCGTCCATCCGCCGGCCGAAGAGCGTCTGTTTGAGTCGGCTGGTCCACGCGAGCACCTTTTCTTTCGGCCAGCACTCACCCGCTGTGCGGTGGTCACTTGTGGCGGACTCTGCCCGGGCCTTAACAACGTGATTCGGAGTTTGTTCCTCGAACTCCACTTCAACTACGGTGTGGCCGTGGTGCTGGGCATTCCGTATGGCTATCAAGGGCTCGACCCGTCGATGGGGCACGCGCCGATTGTTTTAACGCCCGACAGCGTTCTTAATATCCATCATCAAGGTGGCACGATGCTCGCCAGCAGTCGCGGCGAGCGCGATCCTGAGGTGATGCTCAACTTCTTGCTTCAGCAGCGCGTGGATGTGCTGTTTTGTGTCGGTGGCGATGGCACCCAGCGTGGCGCTCATGCGATTGCTATGAAAGCGAAAGAGCGTGGCGCGAAGCTCGCCGTCGTCGGAATTCCCAAAACGATCGACAACGATCTTTCGTTTTGCGATCGAACGTTTGGACTTGTAACTGCGGTGGAAAAAGCGGTCGAGGCGCTCGACTGTGCACATGTCGAAGCGCAAGGTGCGCCGCGCGGCATAGGACTCGTACGTCTCATGGGACGCGATGCCGGTTTCATCGCCTGCAATGCCACGCTCGCCAGTCAAGACGTCAACTATTGCCTCATTCCCGAGTGTCCCTTTGAACTCGATGGCCCGCGGGGTTTGCTCGAGGCGCTCCGCTCGCGCATCGATGGTCGTGGTCACGCGGTGATCGCCGTCGCGGAAGGGGCAGGGCAGCATTTGTTCGGCGCCTCGTCCGGTACTCACGACGCGTCAGGCAATCGTCGCTTTCAAGATATCGGCGTCTACTTGAAGGATCGCATCACGACTTTCTTTAGGGAACGGAATCGTCCGGTCGAGCTAAAGTACATCGACCCCAGTTACATGATTCGTAGTGCGCCGGCTAATTGCGACGATATGCTGCTGTGCGATCAACTCGCGCGACACGCCGCTCATGCGGCCATGGCTGGCAAGACCGACGTGCTGATCTGCTACAAAAACGGCAAGTTCTTGCACGTCCCCATTCCGATGGCGGTTGCCAAAAAACAGCAAGTAGAACTCGACGGTCCGCTGTGGGCCAGTGTGCTGGCCGCCACCGGCCAAAGCGCACGTTACGGCGAATAA
- a CDS encoding ATPase AAA: MSAVDTQGAAGSSLLASILSDDSFRPAEPRTLEETGLTAALIETLILKILMLLGSASGRSIAEQICLPMGLLEPIYSSLRQRQLIIHSGSAQLNDYNYTLTDQGRARAKTAYDACAYIGAAPVPLEDYVVSVEAQTVRAERPQRRQLQKAFSDISVEPEMLDMLGPAVNSGAGLFLYGAPGNGKTTLAKRITMCFGQHIWIPKVLIEDGQFVKLFDAAYHEPMQATSNSILKTAEHDRRWVKIRRPTVIVGGELTMDALEIRHDARSNVSEASLQLKSNCGCLLIDDFGRQRMEPTELLNRWIVPLENRTDFLTLATGKKIQVPFEQLIIFSTNLQPKDLTDEAFLRRIPYKIEVKDPTREEFHLLFKFTAKQLHCEFRPEVVDDLIDRHYMTSGRPLRRCQPRDLMNQVRNFCVYAGIPMEMRTEHFNRVVPSYFTVVAGD; the protein is encoded by the coding sequence ATGAGTGCTGTAGATACCCAAGGTGCTGCTGGTTCGAGTCTGCTCGCTTCGATTCTGTCGGACGACTCGTTTCGCCCCGCCGAGCCCCGCACTCTCGAAGAAACTGGCCTGACAGCTGCGCTCATCGAAACGCTGATTCTTAAGATCCTGATGCTCCTGGGTAGCGCCAGCGGACGCTCGATTGCCGAGCAAATCTGCTTGCCGATGGGTCTGCTCGAACCGATTTACAGTTCGCTGCGTCAACGCCAGCTGATTATTCATAGCGGCAGCGCGCAGCTGAACGACTACAACTACACCCTCACCGATCAGGGTCGTGCTCGGGCCAAAACTGCCTACGACGCTTGCGCCTACATCGGTGCTGCTCCGGTTCCGCTCGAAGATTATGTGGTGAGTGTCGAGGCGCAAACAGTTCGCGCCGAGCGTCCTCAGCGACGCCAACTGCAAAAAGCATTCTCCGATATTTCGGTCGAACCCGAGATGCTCGACATGCTCGGGCCGGCGGTGAATAGTGGCGCCGGTTTGTTTCTCTACGGCGCACCAGGTAACGGCAAAACAACCCTCGCCAAGCGGATCACCATGTGCTTTGGTCAGCACATCTGGATCCCCAAGGTTTTGATCGAAGATGGTCAGTTTGTAAAACTGTTCGACGCCGCCTATCACGAACCGATGCAAGCCACGTCGAACTCGATTTTAAAGACCGCCGAACACGATCGACGCTGGGTGAAGATTCGTCGTCCCACGGTGATCGTGGGTGGCGAGCTTACGATGGACGCTCTGGAAATTCGCCACGACGCGCGGAGCAACGTCAGCGAAGCATCGCTGCAACTCAAGAGCAACTGCGGCTGTCTTTTGATCGACGACTTTGGTCGTCAGCGGATGGAGCCGACCGAACTGCTGAACCGCTGGATCGTGCCGCTCGAAAACCGGACCGACTTTTTGACGCTCGCTACGGGCAAAAAGATTCAGGTGCCCTTTGAGCAGCTGATCATCTTCTCGACAAACTTGCAGCCGAAGGATCTGACCGACGAGGCATTCTTGCGCCGCATTCCGTACAAGATTGAAGTGAAAGATCCCACGCGCGAAGAGTTTCACTTGCTCTTCAAATTCACGGCCAAACAGCTGCACTGCGAGTTTCGCCCAGAAGTGGTCGACGATCTGATCGATCGGCACTACATGACATCGGGGCGTCCTTTACGTCGCTGTCAGCCTCGCGACTTGATGAACCAGGTGCGTAATTTTTGCGTCTATGCCGGGATTCCGATGGAGATGCGCACCGAGCACTTTAACCGCGTAGTGCCGAGCTATTTCACGGTCGTTGCTGGCGACTGA
- a CDS encoding hemin uptake protein HemP translates to MTEQAARNSAVPAAASRPAVAPSGESTSSEVVSADSKAELSTRESWTSEEILGSRVEVQIIHGGEVYRLRRTRQDKLILYK, encoded by the coding sequence ATGACCGAGCAAGCAGCACGTAACTCTGCCGTTCCCGCAGCCGCCAGTCGACCAGCCGTCGCCCCGAGTGGTGAATCGACCAGCAGCGAAGTGGTTAGCGCTGATTCCAAGGCCGAGCTGTCCACACGCGAAAGCTGGACGAGCGAAGAGATTCTTGGTAGCCGCGTGGAGGTGCAGATCATTCACGGCGGCGAGGTCTATCGACTTCGTCGCACGCGTCAAGACAAGCTGATTCTGTACAAGTAA
- a CDS encoding DUF4198 domain-containing protein, protein MNRYAPFRTSLFRTTIASLVLVMFTAALAQAHFVWVAVDKNAAGAPSICVWFGELAEADDAALLDNVAKTEVRIRTTAGTSEPVKLSKEIVDGGGTWVASVDSSAACLSAKCEYGVLDKKGKVFRLMYLAKYLDASSADFAKLARDESLSLDVVPFVSEGKCSLVVMWQGKPVSGGEVVVVDAAAVEEKYTTNEEGKLEIPLPRAGLYSIRAKSIQLEAGESDGKKFAETNYYTTLTLRVAAEQVQGK, encoded by the coding sequence ATGAATCGCTACGCTCCGTTTCGCACCTCGCTCTTCCGTACCACCATCGCCAGCCTGGTGCTCGTGATGTTCACCGCCGCACTGGCGCAGGCCCACTTCGTGTGGGTGGCTGTGGATAAGAATGCCGCCGGCGCTCCTAGCATCTGTGTTTGGTTTGGCGAACTCGCTGAAGCCGACGATGCCGCGCTGCTCGACAACGTCGCCAAAACCGAAGTTCGCATCCGGACCACCGCGGGGACCAGCGAGCCGGTCAAGCTCTCCAAAGAGATCGTTGATGGGGGTGGCACTTGGGTCGCCTCGGTCGACTCGTCGGCGGCCTGCCTTTCAGCCAAGTGCGAGTACGGCGTACTCGACAAGAAGGGAAAAGTTTTCCGCCTCATGTACTTGGCCAAGTATCTCGATGCGAGCTCGGCCGACTTTGCCAAACTGGCCCGCGACGAATCGCTCAGTCTCGATGTCGTCCCTTTTGTCAGCGAAGGGAAGTGCTCGCTTGTGGTGATGTGGCAAGGGAAGCCTGTGAGTGGTGGCGAAGTGGTGGTCGTCGACGCCGCTGCTGTCGAAGAGAAGTACACCACCAACGAAGAAGGCAAACTCGAGATTCCACTTCCTCGTGCTGGTCTCTACTCGATTCGTGCCAAGAGCATCCAGCTAGAAGCTGGCGAGTCGGATGGTAAGAAGTTCGCCGAAACAAACTACTACACCACCCTCACGCTTCGCGTTGCTGCCGAGCAAGTGCAGGGTAAGTAG